The following proteins are encoded in a genomic region of Bacillus sp. BGMRC 2118:
- a CDS encoding DUF3905 domain-containing protein, producing MKDKKNKDEKLEVPFIDETMPHQPDSPVFKNSGIKMEKPFVNSQGVVIGDSFYDSPNSPLNNWSDEVDPEIMAGEEWVHPTNDIGWNTSENRELVEKNISPQGVPFMHPDKDVSYRKD from the coding sequence ATGAAAGATAAGAAAAACAAAGATGAAAAACTTGAAGTTCCTTTTATAGATGAAACAATGCCACATCAACCTGATTCTCCTGTTTTTAAAAACAGTGGTATTAAGATGGAAAAACCGTTCGTTAACAGTCAGGGTGTTGTCATTGGTGACAGCTTTTATGACTCTCCAAATTCACCATTAAATAACTGGTCAGATGAGGTAGACCCTGAAATCATGGCAGGAGAAGAGTGGGTACATCCAACAAATGATATTGGCTGGAATACTTCCGAAAACAGGGAACTCGTAGAGAAGAATATTTCACCACAAGGGGTACCGTTCATGCATCCAGATAAGGATGTTAGTTATAGAAAGGATTAA
- a CDS encoding PAS domain S-box protein: MYTKQSSVIGTDDLEHLQQENKRLKEKVEQYEIMFEQSLDAIILFDHKTCFTEVNQAACDLFELPKEQLLGRSLSEFLILQSNEKSITDEAILFDEGKLQGEITIRLRNGKVKYIEFSAKKDTEKGVDLSVMRDISSRKLLEHQRKISKQMFSDVYNRAVDGIVIFDRNGIFIDCNLSFMKSFNLQRAELNHKTSIYDFVENEHIFKLEKQWKILDEKQRAKGELPVTLRNGTKKVFEFTTTSHIQDNYYMSIMRDVTEKRAMEQMLQESELRFREIFDSALDAIVIWDQEGNIIRANESASKTFEMPNELLCKSRLLDFTDEHNPEVIKVFEKLKITGKQRDELDFYMYNGQVKRLEFTSKYKVLDDYNMTIFRNVSERTLMERHLREEEQKFRKIFEGTLDGILLWDEKLKIIDVNPIACQIVKMKREDLLGRSMTEVIPRETVHYCLSSKNKSMHSNNYIEVPITLNDGEERIIEYAIKEQIKPQLNMAIFRDVTERKQIEKTLKDSEHKFRQLYDNTLNGFIIIDNHGIMVDMNKRAKKKFELFEDIQTLRFQDFIYQDAPNKEEKWSALLKEDSPTGKFVINDRIIEYTLNKNIYNGHHLAIINDVTRRIEMEERLKKSDTLNVVGELAAGIAHEIRNPMTALKGFIQLLEANVKEDFTLYFDVITSELKRIESIITEFLILAKPQAIQYQKRSIEKIVKDTVDLLTPQAALNNIQIYLNVDDQLPELYCEPNQLKQVFINIVKNGIEVMPEGGFMSVTILRENVDTIKVSIKDCGCGIPIDKIKRLGEPFYTTKERGTGLGLMVSYKIISEHNGKIEVESTVGEGTTFHIMLPVRDIGIEE, encoded by the coding sequence TTGTATACAAAACAAAGTAGTGTAATTGGGACTGATGATCTTGAACATTTGCAACAGGAGAATAAAAGACTAAAGGAAAAAGTAGAGCAATACGAAATTATGTTCGAGCAATCATTGGATGCGATTATTTTGTTTGATCACAAGACATGCTTTACTGAGGTGAATCAGGCTGCATGTGACTTATTTGAACTTCCTAAAGAACAGTTACTTGGAAGAAGCTTAAGCGAATTCCTAATTTTGCAATCTAATGAGAAATCAATTACTGATGAAGCAATTCTGTTTGATGAAGGAAAATTACAAGGTGAAATAACAATTCGTTTAAGAAATGGAAAAGTAAAATATATAGAGTTTTCTGCTAAAAAGGATACCGAAAAGGGAGTAGACCTTTCGGTTATGAGAGATATTTCTTCTAGGAAACTATTAGAACATCAACGGAAGATTAGTAAGCAAATGTTTTCAGATGTATATAACAGAGCAGTAGATGGAATTGTTATTTTCGATCGGAATGGTATTTTTATAGATTGTAATTTATCATTTATGAAAAGTTTTAATCTGCAACGAGCAGAATTAAATCACAAAACATCCATTTATGATTTTGTAGAAAATGAACATATATTTAAACTTGAAAAGCAATGGAAAATTCTTGACGAGAAACAACGGGCAAAAGGAGAGCTGCCAGTAACGTTACGGAACGGGACAAAAAAAGTATTTGAGTTTACAACGACTTCTCACATACAGGACAATTATTACATGTCTATTATGAGAGACGTTACTGAAAAAAGAGCAATGGAACAAATGCTCCAAGAAAGTGAGTTAAGATTTAGAGAGATTTTTGACTCTGCTTTAGATGCAATTGTCATTTGGGATCAAGAAGGGAATATCATTAGGGCAAATGAATCAGCAAGTAAGACATTTGAAATGCCGAATGAGCTTTTATGTAAATCAAGGTTATTAGATTTTACTGATGAACATAATCCCGAAGTGATAAAGGTTTTTGAAAAGCTTAAGATAACAGGTAAACAACGAGATGAATTAGATTTCTATATGTATAACGGTCAAGTGAAACGTTTAGAGTTCACGTCAAAGTATAAGGTTCTAGACGACTATAATATGACAATTTTTAGAAACGTAAGTGAAAGAACGTTAATGGAAAGACATTTAAGAGAAGAAGAACAGAAGTTCAGGAAAATATTTGAAGGAACACTAGATGGTATATTACTTTGGGATGAAAAGTTAAAAATAATTGATGTTAATCCAATTGCTTGTCAAATTGTAAAAATGAAGAGAGAAGATTTACTAGGGAGGAGCATGACAGAGGTTATCCCAAGAGAAACTGTCCATTATTGTCTAAGTTCAAAAAATAAATCCATGCACTCAAATAATTATATTGAGGTTCCGATTACGTTAAATGACGGAGAAGAGAGAATCATTGAGTATGCCATAAAAGAGCAAATTAAACCTCAATTAAATATGGCAATCTTCCGGGATGTCACCGAACGTAAACAAATAGAAAAGACATTGAAGGACAGTGAACATAAATTTAGACAACTGTATGACAATACATTAAATGGCTTTATTATTATCGATAATCATGGAATAATGGTTGATATGAATAAAAGAGCAAAAAAGAAATTTGAACTCTTTGAAGATATTCAAACATTAAGATTTCAAGATTTCATTTATCAGGACGCACCAAATAAAGAAGAGAAATGGTCAGCTCTTTTAAAAGAGGACAGTCCAACAGGAAAGTTTGTAATAAATGATCGAATTATTGAGTATACACTAAATAAAAATATTTATAATGGTCATCATTTAGCCATCATAAATGATGTAACAAGAAGAATTGAGATGGAAGAGCGTCTGAAAAAGTCTGACACACTGAATGTAGTCGGAGAGCTTGCAGCAGGAATTGCCCACGAAATTCGTAATCCTATGACAGCATTGAAGGGTTTCATTCAGCTACTTGAAGCGAATGTAAAAGAAGACTTTACACTATATTTTGATGTGATTACTTCAGAATTGAAACGAATTGAATCAATCATTACCGAATTTTTAATACTGGCAAAGCCTCAAGCCATTCAATACCAAAAGAGAAGTATTGAAAAGATTGTGAAGGATACAGTGGATCTCCTCACACCACAGGCAGCACTCAATAATATTCAGATTTATCTCAATGTAGACGATCAATTACCAGAGTTATACTGTGAGCCAAACCAATTAAAACAAGTGTTTATCAATATCGTGAAAAATGGAATTGAAGTCATGCCAGAGGGGGGCTTTATGTCTGTAACTATTCTTCGCGAAAATGTTGATACCATAAAGGTTTCAATTAAAGATTGTGGGTGTGGAATTCCTATAGATAAAATTAAGCGTCTGGGAGAACCTTTTTATACAACGAAAGAACGGGGGACTGGACTTGGATTAATGGTTTCCTATAAAATTATATCCGAACACAATGGTAAAATAGAAGTAGAAAGCACGGTAGGTGAAGGGACAACTTTTCATATTATGTTACCTGTACGTGATATCGGGATAGAGGAATAA
- a CDS encoding TrkH family potassium uptake protein, producing MKLHVLSPAQLIVSFYFLAVSVSVLLISLPIAHKENVEWSFIDALFTAVSAVSVTGLTVVNTSETFSATGIFILAFVLQFGGIGIMTLGTFIWLIMGKKIGLRERRLIMLDQNQTNLSGLVNLLKQILFIIIIIELIGALILGLYFLKYYSNWQEAFLHGFFASVSATTNGGFDITGNSLIPYANDYFVQFINMLLIILGAIGFPVLIEVKNFLSNQTDGYRFRFSLFTKLTTTTFFLLVVLGTILIYLLEAKHFFADKSWHESLFYSLFQSVSTRSGGLATLNVPDLTEPTLLIMSVMMFIGASPSSVGGGIRTTTLALNVLFLFHFARGSKSIKVFNREIHEEDIYKSVAVTIMAVIICTTSVIILSITEPFSLTSIIFEVTSAFGTSGLSMGITPELSTIGKCVIIFLMFVGRIGILISLFVLGGREKKSKFHYPKERVIIG from the coding sequence ATGAAACTACATGTGTTAAGTCCTGCGCAGTTAATTGTGAGCTTTTATTTTTTAGCTGTAAGTGTATCAGTACTTTTAATAAGTTTGCCGATTGCACATAAAGAAAATGTGGAATGGTCTTTTATTGATGCATTATTTACAGCAGTCAGTGCTGTTAGTGTAACAGGATTAACAGTAGTTAACACATCAGAAACATTTAGTGCGACAGGGATATTTATTTTAGCCTTTGTTTTGCAATTCGGTGGAATAGGAATTATGACATTAGGCACATTTATATGGTTAATCATGGGCAAGAAAATTGGGTTACGTGAGCGGCGTCTCATTATGTTGGATCAGAACCAGACAAATCTCTCAGGACTAGTCAATTTACTAAAACAAATTTTATTTATTATCATCATTATTGAACTTATTGGTGCTCTTATTTTAGGGTTATATTTTTTAAAGTACTATTCAAATTGGCAAGAAGCATTCTTACATGGCTTTTTCGCGTCAGTCTCTGCCACAACCAATGGTGGGTTTGATATTACAGGTAATTCGTTAATACCCTATGCAAATGATTATTTCGTACAGTTTATTAATATGCTACTCATTATATTAGGAGCAATTGGTTTCCCCGTATTAATTGAAGTGAAGAACTTCTTATCAAACCAAACAGATGGATACCGATTTCGATTTTCATTATTTACAAAACTGACTACAACTACTTTTTTTCTATTAGTTGTTCTTGGAACAATTTTAATTTATTTATTAGAAGCAAAACATTTCTTTGCTGATAAAAGCTGGCACGAGTCATTATTTTACTCGTTATTTCAATCGGTTAGTACAAGAAGTGGAGGACTGGCAACCTTAAATGTCCCGGATTTAACTGAACCCACCTTACTCATCATGTCTGTGATGATGTTTATCGGTGCATCCCCTAGCTCTGTTGGCGGGGGAATTCGAACAACAACGCTTGCATTAAATGTTTTGTTTTTATTTCACTTCGCAAGAGGAAGTAAATCAATTAAAGTATTTAACAGAGAGATACACGAAGAAGATATTTACAAATCAGTGGCAGTAACGATTATGGCTGTGATCATATGTACAACGTCTGTGATTATATTAAGTATCACAGAACCATTTTCGCTAACGAGTATTATTTTTGAAGTTACTTCTGCGTTTGGAACTTCAGGTCTCTCGATGGGAATCACACCGGAACTTAGTACTATAGGAAAATGTGTTATTATTTTTCTAATGTTCGTCGGAAGAATTGGTATCCTCATCTCATTATTCGTATTAGGTGGAAGAGAAAAGAAATCCAAATTCCACTATCCTAAAGAACGAGTGATTATTGGATAA
- a CDS encoding MFS transporter, whose amino-acid sequence MEHNKKWAIVSLASIPLVMTLGNSMLIPVLPTIEKKLKISSFQVSMVITLYSIVAIILIPIAGYLSDRIGRKKVIIPSLIIAGIGGVISGFAAWKMKDPYTMILIGRVLQGVGAAGAAPVVMPLVGDMFKSEEEVSKELGVIETANTFGKVLSPILGSVLAGFLWYLPFFSIPVFTAISVVLMFFLVQTPKKRDDPLPFKKFLKCIKEIFKKDGKWLYSIFIIGCILMFVLFGVLFYLSEMLETEHKIEGVKKGFILAIPLAALCLSSFITGKKIKESKVLMKWITFGGTILLGASIFAISFSENIYFLIGTFVLCGIGIGVALPCLDALITEGIEKEERGTISSIYSSMRFIGVAAGPPVFVLLMKASHQVMFYSITALCAIAAFIVLKEIKPDEIE is encoded by the coding sequence ATGGAACATAATAAGAAATGGGCAATCGTTTCACTAGCTTCCATACCATTGGTGATGACGTTAGGGAATTCAATGTTGATACCTGTGCTCCCAACTATCGAGAAGAAATTAAAAATTAGTTCGTTTCAAGTGAGTATGGTCATTACTTTATACTCCATTGTGGCAATCATTTTAATTCCGATTGCAGGTTACCTTTCTGACCGGATTGGCCGGAAAAAAGTAATTATTCCAAGTCTGATCATAGCAGGTATTGGAGGGGTAATATCAGGGTTTGCTGCTTGGAAAATGAAGGACCCTTATACGATGATATTAATTGGGCGAGTACTACAGGGGGTAGGAGCTGCAGGAGCAGCACCGGTTGTAATGCCACTTGTAGGTGATATGTTTAAAAGTGAAGAGGAAGTCAGTAAAGAACTTGGTGTAATTGAAACAGCAAATACATTTGGAAAAGTACTAAGTCCAATTCTTGGGTCTGTGTTAGCAGGCTTTTTATGGTATTTACCATTTTTCTCAATACCGGTTTTTACAGCGATTTCCGTAGTATTAATGTTTTTTTTAGTTCAAACTCCAAAAAAGCGGGACGATCCATTACCCTTCAAAAAATTTCTAAAATGTATTAAAGAAATATTTAAAAAAGATGGGAAATGGCTATACTCGATATTTATAATCGGCTGTATTCTCATGTTCGTTCTGTTCGGAGTATTGTTTTATTTATCAGAGATGCTGGAAACTGAACATAAAATTGAAGGTGTTAAGAAAGGCTTTATCTTAGCGATACCTTTAGCTGCACTTTGTTTATCCTCTTTTATTACTGGAAAGAAAATCAAGGAAAGCAAGGTGTTGATGAAATGGATAACATTTGGAGGTACGATTTTACTAGGTGCTTCTATTTTTGCTATTAGTTTTTCAGAAAATATATACTTTCTCATAGGTACATTTGTTCTTTGTGGAATAGGGATAGGAGTAGCCCTACCATGTTTAGATGCTTTAATAACAGAAGGAATTGAAAAGGAAGAGAGAGGTACAATTTCTTCTATATATAGTTCGATGAGATTCATTGGTGTGGCAGCAGGACCTCCAGTGTTTGTATTACTGATGAAGGCCTCACATCAAGTGATGTTCTACTCCATAACTGCTCTATGCGCCATAGCTGCCTTTATCGTGTTAAAGGAGATAAAGCCAGATGAAATCGAATAA
- a CDS encoding alpha/beta-type small acid-soluble spore protein translates to MSRNSNKLLVPGIEQALDSIKYEIAQEFGVNLGSDTVSRANGSVGGEITKRLVQTAQSQLSGQFNPEQ, encoded by the coding sequence ATGTCACGTAACAGTAATAAACTATTAGTGCCTGGAATTGAGCAAGCGTTAGATTCTATTAAATATGAAATTGCCCAAGAATTCGGAGTAAATTTAGGTTCCGATACAGTATCAAGAGCAAACGGATCTGTAGGTGGAGAAATAACAAAACGCCTTGTTCAAACTGCTCAATCTCAACTAAGTGGTCAATTTAACCCAGAACAATAA
- the mtnA gene encoding S-methyl-5-thioribose-1-phosphate isomerase has protein sequence MTKTNTIPQSVIWKDTYISLLDQQRLPLETTYIELTNLEDVWDAIVTLKVRGAPAIGITAAYGLALAASQYEYDNVASFLEQLQKDKEYLANSRPTAVNLAWALNRMVHCALHVSSVNAAKTTLIHEAIQIQAEDEEVCRQIGEYGLSLFKDGDSILTICNAGSIATARYGTALAPFYLAKEQGKELKVYASETRPVFQGARLTTWELMQAGVDVTLITDSMAAHTIKTKGISAIIVGADRITANGDTANKIGTYNLAILAKAFHIPFYVAAPLSTFDPALPKGSEIPIEERDSKEITHIAGIQIAPTGVNTFNPAFDVTPHELITAIITERGILSGNFENEIRKLFT, from the coding sequence ATGACTAAAACAAATACAATCCCGCAATCTGTAATATGGAAAGATACGTATATTTCATTATTAGATCAACAAAGATTGCCTTTAGAAACAACGTATATAGAGTTAACAAACTTAGAAGATGTATGGGATGCCATTGTAACCTTAAAGGTTAGGGGTGCTCCTGCGATTGGCATCACTGCTGCATATGGGCTTGCTCTTGCAGCTTCTCAATATGAATATGATAACGTAGCTTCCTTTTTAGAACAACTTCAAAAGGATAAAGAATATCTCGCTAATTCAAGGCCAACTGCTGTGAATCTTGCTTGGGCTTTAAATCGGATGGTTCATTGTGCTTTGCATGTTTCATCAGTAAATGCTGCAAAAACTACGTTAATTCATGAGGCGATCCAAATACAAGCTGAGGATGAGGAGGTTTGCCGCCAAATTGGTGAATATGGTCTTTCCTTATTTAAGGACGGAGACAGTATTCTTACCATCTGTAATGCAGGGTCTATTGCAACAGCTCGTTATGGTACGGCATTGGCACCTTTTTACCTTGCAAAAGAGCAAGGAAAAGAGTTAAAAGTATACGCATCAGAGACACGTCCGGTTTTCCAAGGTGCAAGGCTAACAACCTGGGAGCTCATGCAGGCTGGAGTTGATGTTACGTTAATTACAGATAGCATGGCAGCACATACGATCAAAACAAAGGGTATTTCTGCGATTATAGTTGGAGCTGATCGCATAACTGCAAACGGTGATACAGCCAATAAAATCGGCACATATAATTTAGCCATATTAGCAAAAGCTTTTCATATACCCTTTTATGTTGCTGCTCCACTCTCAACCTTTGATCCAGCATTACCTAAAGGTTCTGAGATACCAATTGAAGAGCGAGATTCGAAAGAAATTACACATATTGCAGGCATTCAAATCGCACCAACAGGTGTGAATACGTTTAATCCTGCTTTCGATGTAACACCACATGAGTTAATTACTGCGATTATTACAGAAAGAGGAATACTTTCAGGGAATTTTGAAAATGAAATCAGAAAGTTATTTACTTAA
- a CDS encoding DUF4080 domain-containing protein, translating to MNVVLTTLNAKYIHTNLAIRCLRAYVEPEHKVKMVEYTIKDPAMNIVTDLFRSNPDVIGFSCYIWNIEETIKVISMLKKIKPELKIILGGPEVSYDVSYWLDRLKDVDYIVIGEGEETFKQLLDHMKSGDELNAIPGLAFRTEEGKSVINPQRNKLNLQESPSPFRFEEDLAHLSKRVTYIETSRGCPFSCQFCLSSIEVGVRYFNKEKVKDDIRYLMNNGAKTIKFVDRTFNISRSYAMEMFQFLIDEHLPGTVFQFEITADIMRPEVIQFLNDNAPNGLFRFEIGVQSTNDSTNELVMRKQNFEKLTRTVMMVKDGGKIDQHLDLIAGLPEEDYSSFKKTFNDVFAMRPEELQLGFLKMLRGTGLRIRANDHEYVYMDHSPYEILKNNVLSFEEISKIKQVEDVLEKYWNDHRMDYTIEYLVTDVFPSPFDFFQDFGSFWDEKGWGRIGHQLEDLYVRLWSFLNETNQEQLEVILSLMKIDYLRNQKYKPRKPWWNDVLIKEERTMYYRQILEQPSLLGTEFDARKLQEKELYKHTVLESISIDLQSYMQLGEIRRQPSILLAYFDYQEVGTKLVSVPTQKFKEINV from the coding sequence ATGAATGTCGTTTTAACAACTTTAAACGCAAAATATATTCATACAAACCTGGCAATTCGTTGCCTGCGTGCGTATGTGGAGCCAGAACATAAAGTAAAAATGGTAGAATACACAATTAAAGACCCTGCAATGAATATTGTGACTGATTTGTTTCGTAGCAATCCTGATGTAATAGGTTTTAGCTGTTACATTTGGAATATTGAGGAAACGATTAAAGTCATCTCCATGCTCAAAAAGATTAAACCTGAGCTAAAAATTATTCTCGGTGGCCCTGAAGTTTCGTATGATGTTTCGTACTGGTTAGACCGCCTAAAAGATGTTGATTACATCGTAATTGGTGAAGGGGAAGAAACATTTAAGCAACTACTTGATCATATGAAATCAGGTGATGAGCTGAACGCTATTCCTGGATTAGCATTCCGAACAGAAGAAGGGAAGTCAGTCATTAATCCACAACGTAATAAACTGAACCTTCAAGAGTCACCTTCGCCTTTTAGATTTGAAGAAGATTTAGCTCACCTTTCAAAGCGTGTGACCTATATCGAAACTAGCAGAGGATGTCCATTCAGTTGTCAATTTTGCTTATCTTCAATTGAGGTTGGGGTTCGATACTTTAACAAAGAGAAAGTGAAAGACGATATTCGTTATTTAATGAATAACGGTGCGAAGACAATAAAATTTGTGGACCGTACGTTTAATATTAGCCGAAGCTATGCAATGGAGATGTTCCAGTTTTTAATTGATGAGCACTTACCAGGAACTGTATTTCAATTTGAAATTACGGCTGATATCATGCGTCCAGAGGTTATACAGTTTTTAAATGACAATGCCCCAAATGGATTATTCCGTTTCGAAATTGGGGTTCAGTCTACAAATGATTCAACAAATGAACTCGTAATGAGAAAACAAAACTTTGAAAAGCTGACACGCACAGTAATGATGGTAAAAGATGGTGGAAAAATAGATCAGCATTTGGATTTAATTGCAGGACTGCCGGAAGAAGATTACAGCTCATTTAAGAAAACGTTTAATGATGTGTTTGCAATGAGACCGGAGGAATTGCAGCTAGGCTTTCTTAAGATGCTTAGAGGAACAGGATTACGAATTCGCGCGAATGATCACGAATACGTTTATATGGATCATTCTCCGTATGAAATCCTAAAAAACAATGTACTTTCCTTTGAAGAAATCTCAAAAATCAAACAGGTAGAAGATGTATTGGAGAAGTATTGGAACGACCATCGTATGGATTATACGATAGAATATTTAGTTACAGATGTTTTCCCCTCTCCATTTGACTTCTTCCAAGACTTTGGTTCTTTTTGGGATGAAAAGGGTTGGGGTAGAATTGGACACCAATTAGAAGATCTATATGTACGCTTATGGTCATTCTTAAACGAAACCAACCAAGAACAACTCGAGGTTATATTAAGCTTAATGAAAATTGATTATTTACGTAATCAAAAATATAAGCCGAGAAAACCATGGTGGAATGATGTACTAATAAAAGAGGAACGCACGATGTATTACCGTCAAATTCTCGAACAACCTTCCTTATTAGGTACTGAGTTCGATGCTCGTAAGTTACAAGAGAAGGAATTGTATAAGCATACTGTACTAGAGTCCATTTCAATTGATTTACAATCCTATATGCAGTTGGGTGAGATACGAAGACAGCCTTCCATTTTATTAGCTTATTTTGATTATCAAGAAGTGGGCACAAAGCTCGTTTCTGTACCCACTCAAAAATTTAAAGAAATAAACGTGTAG
- a CDS encoding S-methyl-5-thioribose kinase, protein MTITLKNNYEPLTEQTAIELAKRLNLFQEDITLTCKEIGDGNLNLVFHIQDSHNKGIIIKQALPYAKVVGESWPLTLLRNKIEAEALRVHGQFVPSLVPEVYYTDEELAVTVIEDLSHLQISRKGLIEGKEYPLLSEHIGIYLAHTLFFTSDFGMNQQEKKRLAKEFNNPELCKITEDLVFTDPFFNHETNNFEEGLLTSVTELWSNEILKLEVSKLKHKFLTAGEALVHGDLHTGSIFASQAETKVIDPEFAFYGPFGFDIGQFLANLLLNAISLDKEDEREKLLNHVEVTWNVFSSTFTSLWAKESIEIYTKTEGYLQFVLAQIFEDTIGFAGCELIRRTIGLAHVEDLDGITSDEIRLQAKRKAIRLGQELITDRKQFTSIDQFVNYVRGVLQHD, encoded by the coding sequence ATGACAATAACATTAAAGAATAATTATGAACCTTTAACAGAACAAACGGCGATTGAATTAGCCAAACGACTAAACTTATTTCAAGAAGATATAACATTAACATGTAAAGAAATCGGTGATGGGAATTTAAATTTAGTTTTCCATATACAGGATTCACACAATAAAGGAATCATCATCAAACAAGCTTTACCGTATGCTAAAGTAGTTGGTGAGAGCTGGCCACTAACATTATTGCGTAATAAAATTGAAGCTGAAGCACTAAGAGTTCATGGACAATTTGTCCCGTCATTAGTTCCAGAAGTATATTATACAGATGAGGAACTGGCTGTGACAGTCATAGAGGATTTATCTCACTTACAAATTTCCCGAAAAGGACTTATTGAAGGTAAAGAGTATCCATTGCTATCAGAGCATATCGGAATATACCTTGCTCATACACTATTTTTCACATCAGATTTTGGAATGAATCAGCAAGAGAAAAAACGTCTGGCTAAGGAATTTAACAACCCTGAACTATGTAAAATTACAGAAGACTTAGTTTTTACTGACCCTTTCTTCAACCATGAAACAAATAATTTTGAAGAAGGATTGCTTACTAGTGTTACTGAGCTTTGGTCTAATGAAATTTTGAAACTAGAGGTTTCAAAGCTTAAACACAAATTTTTAACTGCGGGAGAAGCACTTGTACATGGTGATTTACATACAGGAAGTATATTTGCTTCGCAGGCCGAAACAAAAGTAATAGATCCGGAATTCGCCTTTTATGGTCCGTTTGGATTTGATATCGGGCAGTTTCTTGCCAATCTCCTGCTCAATGCTATTTCATTAGATAAAGAAGATGAGCGAGAGAAATTATTGAATCATGTAGAGGTAACATGGAATGTATTCAGTTCAACGTTTACTTCCCTTTGGGCAAAGGAATCTATAGAAATCTACACTAAAACGGAAGGATACTTACAATTTGTATTAGCTCAAATTTTTGAAGATACAATTGGTTTTGCGGGCTGTGAATTAATTAGAAGAACGATTGGACTTGCACATGTAGAGGATTTAGATGGTATCACTTCTGATGAGATTAGATTACAGGCAAAAAGAAAGGCTATCAGGCTCGGTCAAGAACTAATTACTGATCGAAAGCAATTTACATCAATTGATCAATTCGTAAACTACGTTAGAGGAGTTCTTCAGCATGACTAA
- a CDS encoding DedA family protein has translation MDIETAFAFVSQYGYFALFFILWIGFFSIPVPNEVIVMTSGFVTSKSYLSTIPALFVTFCGIVMSLTTLYSLGRFFFNPIQRKLEKKPKLKEHIKKANKLIEKYGPFSLIIGYLFPGVRHFVPFLIGSNKMNFRIFALYAYSTAAVWTILYFFLGFYFGTYMDQILKIVYFAGIPLLILCVLGYLVYNGRKKKDTTRELS, from the coding sequence ATGGATATAGAGACAGCATTTGCATTTGTTTCTCAATATGGGTATTTTGCTTTGTTTTTTATACTTTGGATTGGATTTTTCTCGATACCAGTACCAAATGAAGTGATTGTAATGACGAGTGGTTTTGTTACTTCAAAAAGTTATCTATCTACAATTCCTGCTCTTTTTGTAACCTTTTGCGGAATTGTGATGAGCTTAACAACGCTATATTCCTTAGGAAGATTTTTCTTCAATCCGATACAAAGGAAATTAGAAAAAAAACCGAAATTAAAAGAACATATAAAAAAAGCAAATAAATTAATTGAGAAGTATGGCCCTTTTTCTCTGATAATTGGCTATCTATTTCCAGGAGTACGACATTTTGTACCATTTTTAATTGGAAGTAACAAAATGAACTTTAGGATATTTGCGTTGTATGCCTATTCAACAGCTGCAGTTTGGACTATTCTCTATTTCTTCTTAGGTTTTTACTTTGGAACATATATGGACCAAATCTTAAAAATTGTATACTTTGCAGGTATTCCTTTATTAATACTGTGTGTATTGGGGTACCTCGTATATAATGGGAGAAAAAAAAAGGATACAACTCGTGAACTAAGTTAA
- a CDS encoding chemotaxis protein CheX, whose protein sequence is MSLQANVTKVLNGTIQSVKSILPMSVKIDSPTLFKESVLHSSMSVLIGMTGDVKGRLVIDGTPHTFSSIGEGMYGMQLEGEMLESFTGELGNMIAGHLATNASQYELIMDITPPTVLVGDTKLTGFKQAIRVPISLVDTSGHLDVILMIEGQKTV, encoded by the coding sequence ATGAGTCTTCAAGCCAATGTAACGAAGGTCTTAAACGGAACCATACAATCCGTTAAAAGCATCCTTCCAATGTCAGTAAAAATAGATTCCCCAACATTGTTCAAAGAGAGTGTCTTACATTCTTCAATGTCAGTGTTAATTGGAATGACCGGAGATGTAAAAGGCAGACTAGTCATTGATGGAACACCACATACATTCAGCTCAATCGGCGAAGGAATGTATGGTATGCAATTAGAAGGTGAGATGCTAGAATCCTTTACCGGAGAATTAGGAAATATGATTGCCGGTCATTTAGCAACAAATGCATCACAATATGAACTTATTATGGATATTACCCCCCCAACCGTTCTCGTAGGTGACACAAAATTAACTGGCTTTAAACAGGCAATTCGTGTACCTATCTCCCTTGTCGATACGTCCGGCCATTTAGACGTGATTTTAATGATAGAAGGCCAAAAAACAGTGTAG